The Oxalobacteraceae bacterium OTU3CINTB1 genome includes a window with the following:
- a CDS encoding AI-2E family transporter codes for MPQFSFQQKIFLALLGLVTIAFVWILAPYGGAIFWGIVLAILFAPIYRWLLQRTRNKSGLAALLTLLLIIVIVILPLTLVSISIVNQAASVVELVRSGDISVGMYFNKLMAALPNWLISLLDRFHLTSLAYLQDKLTEAASQVSQEVATRAINAGLYTVDFLTSLCILLYLLFFLLRDGDKLSKKIRSAVPLSPKYKQRLFQNFTTVIRATVKGNILVAIAQGALGGLIFWFLDVRAPVLWGVLMAFLSLLPAIGAAIVWAPVAIYFLATGDVWQGATLAAFGVFVIGLVDNFLRPVLVGQDTKMPDYVVLLSTVGGMALFGLNGFVIGPVIAALFIAAWDLFATAPEFHPE; via the coding sequence ATGCCACAATTCTCGTTCCAACAAAAAATATTCCTGGCCCTGCTGGGCTTGGTCACCATTGCCTTCGTCTGGATACTCGCCCCTTACGGCGGCGCCATTTTCTGGGGCATCGTGCTGGCGATCCTGTTCGCGCCGATCTACCGCTGGCTGCTCCAGCGCACGCGCAACAAATCCGGCCTCGCCGCGCTTCTGACGCTGCTGTTGATCATCGTGATCGTCATCCTGCCGCTCACACTCGTTTCGATATCGATCGTCAACCAGGCCGCCTCGGTGGTGGAACTGGTGCGCTCGGGCGACATTTCGGTCGGCATGTACTTCAACAAGCTCATGGCCGCGTTGCCGAACTGGTTGATCAGCCTGCTTGACCGCTTCCACCTGACCAGCCTGGCCTATCTGCAGGACAAGCTTACCGAAGCGGCCTCGCAGGTCAGCCAGGAGGTCGCCACGCGCGCCATCAACGCCGGCCTGTACACGGTCGACTTCCTGACCAGCCTGTGTATTTTGCTGTACTTGCTGTTCTTCCTGCTGCGCGACGGCGACAAACTGTCGAAGAAGATCAGGTCGGCCGTGCCGCTGAGTCCGAAATACAAGCAACGCCTGTTCCAGAATTTCACCACCGTGATCCGCGCCACCGTCAAGGGCAACATCCTGGTCGCGATCGCGCAAGGCGCCCTCGGCGGGCTCATCTTCTGGTTCCTCGACGTGCGCGCGCCGGTGTTGTGGGGCGTATTGATGGCCTTCCTGTCGTTGCTGCCGGCCATCGGCGCGGCGATCGTCTGGGCGCCTGTCGCGATTTACTTCCTGGCGACAGGGGACGTGTGGCAGGGCGCCACCCTGGCTGCCTTCGGCGTGTTCGTCATCGGCCTGGTCGACAATTTCCTGCGTCCGGTGCTGGTCGGCCAGGACACCAAGATGCCCGATTACGTGGTGTTGCTGTCGACGGTGGGCGGTATGGCCTTGTTCGGGCTGAACGGCTTCGTCATCGGCCCGGTGATCGCCGCGCTGTTCATCGCCGCCTGGGACCTGTTCGCCACCGCCCCCGAGTTTCATCCCGAGTGA
- the def gene encoding peptide deformylase, giving the protein MTVREILKMGDPRLLRVAEPVTEFGTPEMNQLIADMFDTMHAANGAGLAAPQIGVNLQLVIYGFKQNPRYPDAPQVPETVLINPVLTPLSDEKEEGFEGCLSVPGLRGSVPRWTKLRYEGVDQFNQPISRDVDGFHARVVQHEVDHLLGMLYPMRITDFSKFGFTEVMFPDLDPNDDD; this is encoded by the coding sequence ATGACCGTACGTGAAATCCTGAAGATGGGCGACCCGCGCCTGCTGCGCGTGGCAGAACCGGTGACCGAATTCGGCACGCCGGAGATGAACCAGCTGATCGCCGACATGTTCGACACCATGCACGCGGCCAATGGCGCCGGCCTGGCGGCGCCGCAGATCGGCGTCAACCTGCAGCTGGTGATCTACGGCTTCAAGCAAAATCCGCGTTATCCGGACGCGCCGCAGGTGCCGGAAACGGTGCTGATCAATCCCGTCCTGACGCCGCTGTCGGACGAAAAGGAAGAGGGTTTCGAGGGCTGCCTCTCGGTGCCGGGGCTGCGCGGCAGCGTGCCGCGATGGACCAAACTGCGCTACGAGGGCGTGGACCAATTCAACCAGCCGATCTCGCGCGACGTCGACGGTTTTCACGCGCGCGTGGTGCAGCATGAAGTCGACCATCTGCTCGGCATGCTGTACCCGATGCGCATCACCGATTTCTCCAAATTCGGCTTCACCGAGGTGATGTTCCCGGACCTCGATCCCAACGACGACGATTGA
- the ligA gene encoding NAD-dependent DNA ligase LigA, whose protein sequence is MTEVDYKARIESLSAELNRHLHAYHVEDAPTIPDAEYDKLFMELQALELEHPELALADSPTRRVGAAPLPQFDQVTHSVPMLSLNNGFADEDVENFDRRVREGLDAAGAVEYAAEVKYDGLAINLRYENGILVQAATRGDGYTGEDVTANIRTIRTIPLRLKTSNPPAVLDVRGEVLMFKADFDAMNARQREAGQKEFVNPRNAAAGSLRQLDSRITSARKLSFFCYGIGMLDGADMPPSHSALLEWYRTMGLPVAKEGAVVRGYEGLMKYYKQIGEARPTMPYEIDGVVYKTNLLQDQRTLGFVSRAPRFALAHKFPAEEALTTVQAIEVQVGRTGAITPVARLASVFVGGVNVTNATLHNEDEVRRKDVRVGDTVIVRRAGDVIPEVLAVVLERRPTPEPAMYELPKTCPVCGSHVVREEGEAIARCSGGLFCSAQRKEAIRHFAGRKMMDIEGLGDRYIDSLVEWGKVQRVADLYSLKLDDLLEMKRLADERDAGVTKATPETVAKGKIATKWADNLLEAIAASKNPPLERLLFALGIRHVGESTAKTLAEWLGRFDLIRRVPAALLRVLPDIGGTVALSIAEFFAEPKNQEAIDALLAAGVTPKGEHPPSAKLREKLDTVKLMAALGIPKLTEPRSKQLVDQGMNLKAMSNLPIFTVFGLPAAVGESLTEWMAEPGNRELVASLHQLREDLLAQLPEEAAEGPLTGKTFVLTGTLPNLSRDEAAAMIEAQGGKVSGSVSKKTHYLVAGADAGSKLAKAQELEVTILDEAGLQQLLAK, encoded by the coding sequence ATGACTGAAGTGGATTACAAGGCGCGTATAGAATCGCTGAGCGCTGAGCTGAACCGGCACCTGCACGCCTATCATGTGGAGGACGCGCCCACCATCCCGGACGCGGAGTACGACAAGTTGTTCATGGAGTTGCAGGCGCTGGAGCTCGAGCACCCCGAGTTGGCGCTGGCCGACTCGCCGACCAGGCGCGTGGGCGCGGCGCCGCTGCCGCAGTTCGACCAGGTCACGCATTCGGTGCCGATGCTGTCGCTGAATAATGGCTTCGCCGACGAGGATGTCGAAAACTTCGACCGCCGCGTGCGCGAGGGCCTGGACGCGGCTGGCGCCGTGGAATACGCGGCCGAAGTCAAATACGACGGACTGGCCATCAACCTGCGCTACGAGAACGGCATACTGGTGCAAGCGGCCACGCGCGGCGACGGCTACACCGGCGAGGACGTGACGGCCAATATCCGCACCATCCGCACCATTCCGCTGCGCCTCAAAACGTCCAATCCGCCCGCCGTCCTCGACGTGCGCGGCGAGGTGCTGATGTTCAAAGCCGATTTCGACGCCATGAACGCGCGCCAGCGCGAAGCGGGGCAGAAGGAGTTCGTCAACCCGCGCAACGCGGCGGCGGGCAGCCTGCGCCAGCTCGATTCGCGCATCACCTCCGCGCGCAAGCTCAGTTTCTTCTGCTACGGGATCGGCATGCTCGATGGCGCCGACATGCCGCCGTCCCATTCCGCGCTGCTGGAGTGGTACCGCACGATGGGCCTGCCGGTCGCCAAAGAAGGCGCGGTGGTGCGCGGCTACGAAGGCCTGATGAAGTATTACAAGCAGATCGGCGAAGCCCGTCCGACCATGCCGTACGAGATCGACGGCGTGGTCTACAAAACCAATCTGCTGCAGGACCAGCGCACCCTGGGCTTCGTCTCGCGCGCGCCGCGTTTCGCGCTGGCGCACAAGTTCCCGGCCGAAGAGGCGCTGACCACCGTGCAGGCGATCGAAGTGCAGGTCGGCCGCACCGGCGCCATCACGCCGGTGGCGCGGCTGGCGTCCGTGTTCGTTGGTGGCGTCAACGTCACCAACGCGACGCTGCATAACGAAGATGAAGTGCGCCGCAAGGACGTGCGCGTCGGCGACACGGTGATCGTGCGCCGCGCCGGCGACGTCATTCCGGAAGTGCTGGCCGTGGTGCTGGAGCGCCGTCCAACGCCGGAACCGGCGATGTACGAACTGCCTAAAACCTGCCCGGTGTGCGGCTCGCATGTGGTGCGGGAAGAGGGCGAGGCCATCGCCCGCTGCTCCGGCGGTTTGTTCTGCTCCGCCCAGCGCAAGGAGGCGATCCGCCACTTCGCCGGCCGCAAGATGATGGACATCGAAGGACTGGGCGACCGCTACATCGACAGCCTGGTTGAATGGGGCAAGGTGCAGCGCGTGGCCGACCTCTACTCGCTTAAGCTCGACGACCTGCTGGAGATGAAGCGCCTGGCCGACGAGCGTGATGCAGGTGTGACAAAAGCGACCCCCGAGACTGTCGCCAAGGGCAAGATCGCCACCAAGTGGGCCGACAATCTGCTGGAGGCCATCGCCGCCAGCAAAAATCCGCCGCTGGAACGGCTGCTGTTCGCGCTCGGCATCCGCCACGTCGGCGAATCCACCGCCAAGACCCTGGCCGAGTGGCTGGGACGCTTCGACCTGATACGCCGCGTGCCGGCCGCGCTGCTGCGCGTGCTGCCCGACATCGGCGGCACGGTGGCGCTGTCGATCGCCGAATTCTTCGCCGAGCCGAAAAACCAGGAAGCCATCGACGCCTTGCTGGCCGCCGGCGTGACGCCGAAAGGCGAGCATCCGCCCAGCGCCAAGCTGCGCGAGAAGCTCGACACCGTCAAGCTGATGGCGGCGCTGGGGATCCCGAAACTGACCGAGCCGCGCAGCAAGCAGCTGGTCGATCAGGGCATGAACCTGAAGGCGATGTCCAATCTGCCGATCTTCACCGTGTTCGGGCTCCCGGCTGCCGTCGGAGAATCGCTGACGGAATGGATGGCCGAACCGGGCAACCGCGAACTGGTCGCCTCGCTGCACCAGTTGCGTGAGGACCTGCTGGCGCAATTGCCGGAGGAAGCCGCCGAAGGCCCGCTGACCGGCAAGACCTTCGTGCTGACCGGGACCTTGCCGAACCTGAGCCGCGACGAGGCGGCCGCGATGATCGAGGCGCAGGGTGGCAAGGTTTCCGGTTCGGTGTCGAAGAAGACGCACTATCTGGTCGCGGGCGCCGATGCCGGCAGCAAGCTGGCCAAGGCGCAGGAGCTGGAAGTGACCATCCTCGACGAGGCGGGCCTGCAGCAACTGCTGGCGAAATAA